GATCGCCCGCGCTCGAGAATTTACTTGGAGCCATAAGTCCGAGCAGCTGTTATCGATCTATCGCGAATTGATAGTGAGTTGTCGGGCAAAATAGACCGTCACGGACGATGAAAATTGGCTACTTGATACCCGAATTTCCGGGTCAAACACACATCTTCTACTGGCGAGAGCGGCAGGCTTTGGAGCAGCTTGGAATTGCAGTCGATCTGGTCTCGACTCGCCAACCCAAGAAAGGCATCATGTCTCATACATGGACGGAGGAAGCCTGCCAGCAGACAACTTATTTATTCCCGATCGCGGTCCGATTCTGGGGAATTGTCAGCGAATTGTTGCGCAGCGGACTGACGGGATGGTGGCGTGTCTTTCGGGCAGTTGCCACCGCCGACGATGTAAAAGGTGCAGCAAAGTTGCGAATGTTGGCGTTAACCGTCATCGGAGCCGAGCTTGTCAGCATCGCACGCGATCGCGGTTGGCAACACGTCCACGTCCACTCCTGCGCTGACGCTGCCAATGTGGCTTTTTTTGCATCACTGTTGTCGTCGTTGACCTACAGCTTGACCCTACACGGTCCACTCACAGACTACGGTTCCAATCAAGCTCAAAAGTGGCAGAATGCTGCATTTGGAGTAACCATCACGACCAAACTGGCTCGCGAGGTCAAAGAACGGCTTGTCGGTCACCTGCCGCCGCAGCTTGAAGTCGCGCCTATGGGCGTGAATGTAGAGCGGTTTACGCGTCGAGATCCCTACATTCCCTGGCAAAGGAATGGCAATGTGCGTTTGTTTAGCTGCGGTCGGCTCAATCCATGTAAGGGGCATGCAGAAACACTTGAGGCAATCGTTATACTTCGCCAGCAGGGCTTTCCTATCGAGCTAGATATTGCTGGCGAAGACGAGCAAGGTGGTGGGGGGTATCACCGCTACCTCGACACGCTCATCAGCGAACGCCAACTGACTGGTAGCGTCCGCCTGTTAGGGGCAGTTAGCGAAGAAACGGTCAAATGCTATCTGGAAAATGCTCATTTATTCGTTTTGGCAAGTTGGCATGAGCCTTTAGGCGTTGCCATTATGGAGTCGATGGCAATGAGCGTTCCTACTGTTTCTACAGCTGCGGGTGGTGTTGCCGAACTGATCGACCACGAGAGTGATGGACTGCTGGTGCCGCCGCGATCGCCAGAGCGCCTTGCCGATGCAATCGCGCGTTGCCTTCAGTCTCCCGAACTGGCGCTCCATTTGAGTCAGAGGTCGCGCGATAAAATCGCCTCCAAGTTCCATCATTTCCGCAGTGCGACACAACTTGCCAACTGTTTACAAACAGTCCTCA
The sequence above is a segment of the Rubidibacter lacunae KORDI 51-2 genome. Coding sequences within it:
- the epsE gene encoding exopolysaccharide biosynthesis GT4 family glycosyltransferase EpsE; amino-acid sequence: MKIGYLIPEFPGQTHIFYWRERQALEQLGIAVDLVSTRQPKKGIMSHTWTEEACQQTTYLFPIAVRFWGIVSELLRSGLTGWWRVFRAVATADDVKGAAKLRMLALTVIGAELVSIARDRGWQHVHVHSCADAANVAFFASLLSSLTYSLTLHGPLTDYGSNQAQKWQNAAFGVTITTKLAREVKERLVGHLPPQLEVAPMGVNVERFTRRDPYIPWQRNGNVRLFSCGRLNPCKGHAETLEAIVILRQQGFPIELDIAGEDEQGGGGYHRYLDTLISERQLTGSVRLLGAVSEETVKCYLENAHLFVLASWHEPLGVAIMESMAMSVPTVSTAAGGVAELIDHESDGLLVPPRSPERLADAIARCLQSPELALHLSQRSRDKIASKFHHFRSATQLANCLQTVLNGSK